One Natrinema longum genomic window carries:
- a CDS encoding LolA family protein, which translates to MKRRRLLATGAAVALAGCVSYAGDTDVSPSSETLIREAIEQRRGMTDLEARRTIRVETTEDAFQRTEEIAREPPAKQRIEVVESTDPDVPVGSVIVTNRTTTWEYNPATNVADRQYHPNKVDTDGTKRELEELRSAYRLDYGGTGTVGDRTAHVIETRPPVEDIDRSINLVVGDTEFVIPLDAAEDGEEISANRTVWIDDEYRYPIKERTTIADDEETRYELTVTYQDLAIDEGIEEDTFTFLPPADATVVTDGPEPDGVFDSRSAAATGLPYDLPDPDVPGPYVLDRITVVEMGDQYGGLTTTLWYNDPNVIARELYVTVRESQRFRPTSPALEEIDLDGRTAYRRDEGVRTIFWNCADLSYEVSSLRAETPLLEIASSIDCS; encoded by the coding sequence ATGAAACGTCGCCGGCTCCTGGCAACGGGGGCTGCAGTCGCACTCGCCGGCTGTGTCAGCTATGCGGGCGACACCGATGTATCCCCCTCGAGCGAGACACTCATCCGGGAGGCAATCGAGCAGCGGCGCGGCATGACCGATCTCGAAGCGCGCCGAACCATCCGAGTCGAAACCACCGAGGACGCGTTCCAGCGGACCGAGGAAATCGCTCGAGAGCCGCCGGCCAAGCAGCGTATCGAGGTCGTCGAGTCGACCGATCCGGACGTTCCGGTCGGCTCGGTCATCGTGACGAACCGGACGACGACCTGGGAGTATAACCCGGCGACGAACGTCGCGGACAGGCAGTATCATCCGAACAAGGTCGACACCGACGGGACGAAACGCGAACTCGAGGAACTGCGATCGGCGTACCGGCTCGACTACGGGGGGACCGGGACCGTCGGTGATCGCACGGCCCACGTCATCGAGACGCGACCGCCGGTCGAGGACATCGATCGATCGATCAACCTCGTCGTCGGTGATACGGAGTTCGTCATCCCGCTGGACGCGGCCGAGGACGGCGAGGAAATCTCGGCGAATCGAACAGTATGGATCGACGACGAGTACCGGTATCCGATCAAGGAGCGAACCACCATCGCTGACGACGAGGAGACGCGCTACGAACTGACCGTCACGTACCAGGACCTCGCGATCGACGAGGGGATCGAGGAGGATACGTTTACGTTCCTGCCGCCGGCGGACGCGACAGTCGTCACCGACGGTCCCGAACCCGACGGCGTCTTCGACTCCCGGTCGGCCGCCGCGACGGGACTCCCATACGACTTGCCGGACCCGGACGTGCCTGGCCCGTACGTACTCGATCGGATCACCGTCGTCGAGATGGGCGACCAGTACGGTGGACTGACTACGACGCTGTGGTACAACGATCCGAACGTGATCGCGCGCGAACTCTACGTGACCGTCCGGGAGTCCCAGCGGTTCAGGCCGACCTCGCCGGCCCTCGAGGAGATCGATCTCGACGGCCGAACCGCATACCGTCGCGACGAGGGGGTCCGGACCATCTTCTGGAACTGTGCCGACCTGTCCTACGAAGTCTCGAGTCTGCGAGCGGAGACGCCGCTGCTCGAGATCGCATCGTCGATCGACTGTTCCTGA
- a CDS encoding M24 family metallopeptidase: protein MNVDVDLAALREYLAAEGLDGYLIDDDASDSDQRYVSGFTAPDPYQTLVTQDGVHLLVSGLEYGRASADANAESVTRRAAYDYQQLVGEYGQYEGKIRTLAAFLEDHEVASVAVPRNFPTGTADGLREEGHTVTVERENIVTDIRATKTDWEVDQIRASQRANEAAMATAEELIATADVEDGILVHDGEALTSERVTEEIEVTLLRHGCALDETIVACGADGADPHDRGSGPLESDELIVIDIFPRDKETGYFADMTRTFARGDPGEEARRRYEVTRRAYQAGLETVAAGVTGAEVHDAVCDVIEAAGYETLRSDPTTETGFIHSTGHGVGLDIHEQPSVSPSGGELKPGHVISIEPGIYDPAVGGVRIEDLVVVTADGHENLTEYRIGLEPTASGRQ from the coding sequence ATGAACGTCGATGTCGATCTCGCCGCGCTTCGCGAGTACCTCGCGGCCGAGGGGTTGGACGGCTACCTGATCGATGACGATGCCTCGGATTCGGACCAGCGATACGTTTCCGGCTTTACCGCACCGGACCCCTACCAGACGCTGGTGACCCAGGACGGCGTCCACCTGCTCGTCTCCGGCCTCGAGTACGGTCGTGCGAGTGCGGACGCGAACGCGGAGTCCGTGACTCGGCGAGCAGCGTACGACTACCAGCAACTGGTCGGGGAATACGGCCAGTACGAGGGGAAGATCCGCACGCTCGCGGCCTTTCTCGAGGACCACGAGGTGGCGTCGGTCGCGGTCCCCCGAAACTTCCCGACGGGAACGGCGGACGGGCTCCGCGAGGAGGGACACACGGTGACGGTCGAACGCGAGAACATCGTGACGGACATCCGCGCGACGAAAACCGACTGGGAGGTCGACCAGATTCGGGCGAGCCAACGGGCTAACGAGGCCGCGATGGCGACCGCCGAGGAACTGATCGCGACCGCGGACGTCGAAGACGGAATCCTCGTCCACGACGGCGAGGCACTCACCAGCGAGCGCGTCACGGAGGAAATCGAGGTCACACTGCTCCGACACGGCTGCGCGCTCGACGAGACCATCGTCGCCTGCGGGGCCGACGGCGCGGACCCCCACGATCGGGGCAGCGGCCCGCTCGAGTCCGACGAGTTGATCGTGATCGACATCTTCCCGCGGGACAAGGAGACGGGCTACTTCGCCGACATGACCCGGACGTTCGCTCGCGGTGACCCCGGCGAGGAAGCCCGACGGCGCTACGAGGTCACGCGAAGGGCCTACCAGGCCGGCCTCGAGACGGTCGCAGCGGGTGTAACGGGGGCCGAGGTTCACGACGCAGTCTGTGACGTGATCGAAGCGGCGGGCTACGAGACGCTGCGGAGTGACCCAACCACCGAGACGGGATTCATCCACAGCACCGGCCACGGCGTCGGCCTCGACATCCACGAACAGCCCAGCGTCTCGCCCTCGGGCGGCGAACTGAAACCGGGCCACGTGATCTCGATCGAACCCGGCATCTACGACCCCGCGGTCGGCGGCGTCCGCATCGAGGACCTCGTGGTCGTCACCGCGGACGGGCACGAGAACCTGACGGAGTACCGAATCGGGCTCGAGCCGACGGCTAGCGGTCGACAGTAA
- a CDS encoding cupredoxin domain-containing protein: protein MLELTGVAASTAFIAGCGGSGNGNGGNGGTDGDGGNGGNGGNGGSGEVLEPGTQIEFDGQTSGWLGIAPDSIADAENPTITLQEGETYEIGWTTGDGAPHNIAIYDENDDVVDDLQTEQVTEPGDDQWLEFEASSEMVTYICEVHPTTMVADIQVE from the coding sequence ATGCTCGAGCTAACAGGTGTCGCAGCGTCGACGGCGTTCATCGCCGGCTGCGGTGGCAGCGGTAACGGTAACGGCGGTAACGGTGGGACCGACGGTGACGGTGGTAACGGCGGTAACGGCGGGAACGGGGGGAGCGGAGAAGTGCTCGAGCCCGGGACGCAGATCGAGTTCGACGGGCAGACGTCCGGCTGGCTCGGCATCGCGCCCGACTCGATCGCGGACGCGGAGAACCCGACGATCACCCTCCAAGAGGGGGAAACCTACGAGATCGGCTGGACGACCGGTGACGGCGCACCGCACAACATCGCGATCTACGACGAAAACGACGACGTCGTCGACGACCTCCAGACCGAACAGGTGACCGAGCCTGGCGACGATCAGTGGCTCGAGTTCGAGGCCAGCAGCGAGATGGTCACGTACATCTGCGAGGTCCATCCGACGACGATGGTCGCCGATATTCAAGTCGAATAG
- a CDS encoding aldo/keto reductase — translation MEYTTLGNTGTTVSKLCFGTWRFGKQSDGTVETDREEAHELLDACWEHGINFIDTANVYGDPNGKSERWIGEWLEDRGHHREDLVLASKVYFPFDGRGEPGPNDSGLGRKHIRAQIEGTLERLGTDYLDLYYIHRWDDDTPIEETMRTLTELVREGKVHYLGASSMAAWKLTKALWTSDVEGLERFDVTQPMFNAADTDDVSDYLDVCADRDIAVCPYSPLAGGFLTGKYERADDGTVIAPDGARGSLTDLFEDRYTSDTAWEVLEAVESVADEIDATPAQVSLRWLMAQDRFTCVPIVGARTADQLEENVGAVDLELSAAQFERIDAARGADDGDYR, via the coding sequence ATGGAGTATACGACGCTCGGAAATACGGGTACGACAGTATCGAAGCTCTGCTTCGGAACGTGGCGCTTTGGCAAGCAAAGCGACGGCACCGTCGAGACCGACCGCGAGGAAGCGCACGAACTGCTCGACGCCTGCTGGGAGCACGGCATCAACTTCATCGACACCGCGAACGTCTACGGCGATCCCAACGGCAAGAGCGAGCGCTGGATCGGCGAGTGGCTCGAGGACCGGGGCCACCACCGGGAGGACCTCGTCCTCGCATCGAAGGTCTACTTCCCCTTCGACGGCCGGGGTGAACCCGGGCCGAACGACTCCGGACTCGGCCGCAAGCACATCCGCGCCCAGATCGAGGGCACCCTCGAGCGATTGGGGACCGACTACCTCGACCTCTACTACATCCACCGCTGGGACGATGACACGCCGATCGAGGAGACGATGCGGACGCTGACCGAACTCGTCCGCGAGGGCAAGGTCCACTACCTGGGGGCCTCGAGCATGGCCGCCTGGAAGCTCACCAAGGCGCTGTGGACCAGCGACGTCGAGGGCCTCGAGCGCTTCGACGTGACCCAGCCGATGTTCAACGCCGCCGATACGGACGACGTGAGCGACTACCTCGACGTCTGTGCGGATCGGGATATCGCCGTCTGTCCGTACTCGCCGCTTGCCGGCGGGTTTTTGACCGGGAAGTACGAGCGCGCAGATGACGGAACCGTCATTGCGCCCGACGGTGCCCGCGGCAGCCTCACCGATCTGTTCGAGGACCGCTACACCAGCGACACCGCCTGGGAGGTGCTCGAGGCCGTCGAGTCCGTCGCCGACGAGATCGACGCCACGCCGGCACAGGTGTCGCTGCGGTGGTTGATGGCGCAGGATCGGTTCACCTGCGTGCCGATCGTCGGCGCACGGACGGCCGACCAGCTCGAGGAGAACGTCGGCGCGGTCGACCTCGAGCTGTCCGCCGCGCAATTCGAGCGGATCGACGCGGCGCGTGGCGCGGACGACGGCGACTATCGCTGA